Genomic DNA from Gossypium hirsutum isolate 1008001.06 chromosome A01, Gossypium_hirsutum_v2.1, whole genome shotgun sequence:
AGctccttttaattcttttcacagaTTTTATGAGTTAAGTATCTTTCAAGAATTCTCATCTGTTGACATACATAAGAGGTAGCCGAATCTTCGCAAAGAGAAAATAATTACTAcatattgatagaaaaaatatTTAAGGTTAAATCACTATTTGGGGCTGAACTTGGCAACTATTTTCATATTGGGGCCTGAACTTTCTTTTGGTCTATGTTAGGtcttgaacttgacaattgttccgACATTGTGTTTGAACTAGGCAGCTATTCTCACATtgggcttgaactttttttttccaaGTTAATCCCTAAACTTGGCAATTATTCACATATTGAGGTCTAAACTTGTTAACTATTCTTACATTGGGGCTTGAACTTTAGGGTTCTTAAGGAAATATCAAGGACTAACTTGgccaaaaaaaagtttaagccCCAATGTGGAAACAATTGAAAAGTTTAAGgtctaatttggaaaaaaaagttCAGGCCCCAATATAGGAACAATTGCCAAGTTTAGGCCCCAATGTGGGTATAGTTGTCAAGTTCAAGTCCTAAAAAGTGATTTAAccgaaaaatttaaaatgtagtttgatagacaaaaaaataaaaaaagaaagatgagatGGCAAACTAACAACAAACTATGGTAAATAATTGGTACATGTATATCATGCATGGTACATAGCCTACAGCCAAATAATTGGTCTATGCAGTAGTTATCTGATTCTGATCCAATTTCTTGAATGCCTACTTTTGCAACATCCTAAAGGACAGTGGACTGATTTTGTAATCTATTGGTGTTTATATTTCAGAGGAAGATGAAATCACCAACTATCCACAAGGCCTTGTATTGGTCCCTCGTGGAACAGATGACAATAGTGTTGTTGCAGGTTCTCATATACGAGGTCGACGTTTGCGTGCATCAGCTGTAGGTGATGAAGAAGTAGACCTGCTTCTCCCCGGCACGGCAAGGTATGATAACTAAACATGTCATGCCGGCTTTTCCCGTTCTTGCAATATCAGATGACCATGAATAAATTTCTTGATTGTTGCCATAGTTGGGCTGCAATGGACTCGAGCTGAGCTCGAATGGTATAAATGCGACCCTTGAGCTTGATTCGAAACTCACAGCTCAATACTTAGCTTGAGCTCAATCGAGTATCATTTTCTAAACTTGGCTTGAGATTGCATTTGAAAATCTGATGGAATGTGTTATTTAActtggatttgaattttaattctataatctaATGCTAGtattaaacatattcaaatttaaagcaATTATGCAGTTCCggatttagataaaaaaattacagATGTCTAATccaggtaaaagtaccatgaggCCCTTAtactaggagttagattgcatttcgcctcttttattaaaaaaaattggtaaattagcccctatacgttagatcaaagaacaaactggttcttctgttaaaaattttatcaatttctactgttaaaaactgatcACTATACATTAGCATGAGGTACGCATAACACACCACGTGTTACCATCTAGAGATTCTATTAGTcatgtcaatttttaatagtataaatatataaaaattttaataaaaagaatcaatttgctctttaattcaATGTATAGAGACTAATTTTCCCACTTTTTGAGTAGAGAGAGCAAATTGCAATATGACTCCTAGGGCTTTCATGGTATTTACTGCCTAATCCACATTTATATCTATAAATAGCAATAAATTCTTAAGTCTAAACTAAGAGAAAAAGGGATAGTAGTGAGTACATACATATGCCCAAATAGGCTATTGTGAATCTCATGTAGCATGTTAGCTTTGATTCTTTATCCTTTGGGGtaatttatttcttcttttgtttatttttctcgAACAGACTCCAAATCCAGCTCGGAGTGAACATGCCAGCAAGAGCCGAACAGATTCcaggaaaagaagaaaacatgTTCCATGAATCATATGACGTTGTGTTATATCTGGGAATCATTGACATTTTACAAGAGTATAACATGACTAAGAAGATTGAACATGCCTATAAATCTCTTCAGTTCGATTCACTATCCATATCTGCCGTCGACCCTACGTTTTACTCGCAACGGTTCTTGCAATTCATTCAGAAGGTATTTCCTCTGAATTCCATGAAAACTTGATGAAAAATGTGTTGGGTCCATATTGTCTTACTGTGAGTTAAAAAAATTGAGTGATTAGGACCCATAGGAGACACCATTTGCAATACTCTCTATGGTGATATTGCTGAAATACTTTGTTGTTCTTAGGAGCCGATTTTTAATGATTATGTTTATAGTGAGTATAGTTGCCTGCcattgtttttgtttcttgtatgatatatgtatgtatatgtactATTGGAATACATGTTCGAtgctttgttcttttctttcgCGACTTTTTCAAACTAGTGGAAAAGGAATAGAAAGATAACCCAGCAAAAATGATCTGATCTAATAATAGTTCTTCTACTTTGAAGCTTAGACTAAAGCCATTGTTGACATTTGTCAGTTAGTTATTAGTTGATGTTACTGTTCTTTGTGGGTTAAACTATCTTATGGGCAGACCGACGACGAAATTAGtcttaaaaagataatttttttttatcattacatTATTTGAGGTGGGGAAAGAAAATGAATTGATTTCAACCtgtaaattttgatataaaaaataataatttaatcatttgaagTAAAATGGTACTATTATAAATTAAGAGTAAGCTAGTTAAAAAGTGACCTGAAATTTGTTAAATCGATTATCAAATATGTtgtttttcactaaaaattaatttctctTTTTTAACGTTGAAATcagttaaattggttaaaaataaattcatatttcttaATACAAAAATATTATGTGACATGGTCAATAATGAATTGTTAATTTAAACTAtcctataaaattttataatgaaatCTTTAAATAGATGTCAcctttaagttaaaataaaaaaaatcatacaacTTAAACTCATCACTGATTATAAACGAATAACTTGGCCAATGTAACTACAATAAAGTCCAATCCAGCTATTTCTAAAAACACAATGAAGACTTGATTGTTCCCTTTTCTCGTGGTACTTTATAACATGCAAATAAGTAATTTTACTATATGATTCAAAATTAAATGGGTTAATTGCACAAGATTTCTCAATATCatgattcaaaattttaaattagttttaaatttcaaaactttctaattaaattttaaaagtattaataTTGTATCAATCTCATCATTTCATTAACCTTTCCATTAGCTCAAGGTACTACCATGTATGAATATCTTAAATTTGACGTGTGAAAAAAAATACCCTAATTTTTAAGCGCATTATCTTTCAACACATCAATTCTAGTTTGCACTAAATTACAAAACGCCACTATGTagtttaactattttttttttcaagtaattCTTATGATTCTTCGATCTCACTACGTGAGTTCGAGGTAAACACCCTTGTTAATGCTAGGGTTTGTGACTTAACTATTGTTGCATGATTCTAgtaaaacatcatccaaatcacTAAAAACAAGTAACTGCATGCTGTATGAGATTTTGTTCCTTGCAATAAAAGGGTAGATAATTGAATATCTGAATTTATAGAAGCCCCTCACCCTCCCCCccgccccccccccccaaaaaaaaaaacaacaagatAACTAGCCTATTAAATTCAATGAGAAGAAAGTATTTTGATCCTTAGCCTCAAAAAACCTTTGCTCTCAACTGCCTTAAAACACTGGCTAACCAATTTTCAAGAACCATTAGGTTTACTTTGTAGCTTTACTGGGTGGTGTGAGCACTAGCAGCTGCTTCAAAAACTCTCCAAGCCTCCGTTTCGGGTTCAGCTAGCTCCTGTGGGATCTGCATGGGTTTTTCAAGTGAGGAACACGTTATCGAAAGGAACATGTGAGATAGAAAACCTAGTGTGATGGCTAACCTTTCCGTATGTGTTAGTCTTTGTAGGAGAAGCTCCGTTTGCTAGTAACAATTGTATCACTTCCGCATGTTCACCTCGTGCTGCATGATGAAGAGGCTGACGAAAGAACACAAAGTAATCGTAAACGAGACTATGTAGTATGTAAAAAAGAACAACAATCTGGTCAATTTAAGGGTCATTTCAGTTCTGGTCGTTTCAGATTCAGGTTATTTGGGTTGGTTGAGTAATCAGGTTTGGATTTTATGGCTCGGGTCGTTTTGGGTCAGGGCCAATTTTGATTTGAGCTGGACAGGTTTTGGTTTGTTGAGTGCTAAACATTCGCATTtccatttaataaataaaaactgACAGTAAAAGTACTATAGAGGCCTCTATACTAAGAGTCGAATTACATTTTatcccctctactaaaaaaaatgaacaaattagtgcctatacgttagatcaaagagcaaattgatcattttgttaaaaattacatccatttctactattaaaataTGGTCCCCATACATCTGGTTATTCCATCAAACACGGCAATTTTTAAGAtgaatattttaacaaaaatgactgatttactctttgatttaacgtacagaaattaatttgcccatttttttagtaCTTTTCCGAACTTTGACCAATGTGCAAATGAATGAGCCAAATAAAACAGAATTAATACAAATGGATGCCAAATAAAACCGAATAAAAATGGGTGAAGTGCCACTAGTATCAGTACTCACAGTATCACCTTCGGCGTCAACTGAATCTAGCATCCTTTTAAGACATCCACTGTTGCTGGCTCTGTCGAGTAGAAGCTGTACTATCTCAATAAACCCTGAAAACGTCAATagtaaaggaaagaaacaaaagtCAGTACGCAATCAGATACGGAAGACTCTACACAAAAGTGGATAGCTGACCCCCGGCACAAGCATCATGCAGAGGAATAGCCCCATCTTCATCCTTGGGCTCCAAATTAGCCCCCCTTTCCAAAAGTAGCTGCAAGGGATTAATTCATCAATGATAAAGCTTTCAGGTTCGAACAAAGAAAACGACAACACCGGACGGACAACCAACCTGAACACAAGGCAGATAACCATAAAGGCAGGTAAGATGGAGAGCTGTGTCACCATCTTCTACAGGTTCATCAATgctgccattaatgttgtctatACAATCAAGTGAACAATGAGACGTATTATTAGAAGATAAGTTAGACAAGGACATCTTAGTGTCCAAGTGAGTCCAACTAAATCGACAAAAGAGAACAACATATCAGGTTTTCCATTCCAAGAACATGTTCAGTACCAAACAAAGAGCATAAACACTTACCATCTCAAGTGAAATCTACATGCGAGGATACATTTCTGTCATCGAGTAAAACATTGGGAAATTTCTACTTTAGACCCACCAAAATTCATAAAATCATAAGTTAATAAATGGTAAAAATTATAGTCTCCccccaaatgataaaattttgatttagtccttttgcaaACTATAAAGATGTAAGccaataaaatttttttggcttCGCCCCTGGAAATAAACCATAATTCAAACAACAAATCATCATACAAACTAGTAAGACACTTAAATAAACATTAGATATGCTTAGAATTTGTCTCAACTACTGCTTCTTCCATTTTTCATATATGTATTACAAGCAATGATCAATCATATTTGCAAAACTTTCATTTCTAAGTCACTAAGAATATAACAGTCACACACTTGAATCAACATCAAAGATGCTTCTTTACTTCATCTATTTTCCTACAAATATTTCCATCATTGGCCCACAGAACAAAGGGCAAAGGCACTGAATTTATAATCGGAGAAATGGGTTATCTTGAAGTcgataaaaaaacccaaaaaattaaacattttaagtTCCAAAGAAGGATAAGTTAGTGAAAAGGGGGGAAAGGAAACCTAGGGCGAGGCGAAGAGCGTTGAGGTCGCCGAGCTGGGCGGCGGCGGCGAGGTCGCGGAGGTGAGGAGGGATATCAGCTTCAAGGTCCATGTCGAGACCGTTTTCTTCAAAAAGAGGGTTTTCATCGTCTTCGTCATCTTCGAGCAATCCATTGCGTCTGCCTGGAACCGccattgttttttctttcttttgatttctctgtttttactttattttttttcctttgcttCGGTTTATACGGGGAATCAACTTAGGTCTActcttttttatacttttatttttatattaatatttaggataaattacaCCGATATTCACTCAATTTTAATGTCAACAACAAAACAGTCactcaattttcaattcatttacttaattttaaaagcaGTCCTACtaactattttttattacaaACATAACGGAAttcatttacttaattttaaaataaatcctactaaatatttttttattaaagacaTAAGGGAAAAATAACTTGACATTTAATCAGCTTCTTATTAccctttaattgatcaattgaagggtTTGTCGCCTAAGTAGGTAGgtaaaagaaaaaatggaagaaaaataaaagttttaccCAAAAAATTCATTAACGAGACATAAAATCATCATTAACctaaaaatttaattcatatcTCTTTTTCCATCTCTCTTCTATAATAAGAAAAAACGCATGAAAGCattaacccaaaaattaaaattcttcatAATCTTGTCTCTGATTTCATCTCTTCttataggaaaaaaaaaaaacctagaacATGTAAGAGCACAAGTTAATAAGAAATGATTCTCTTCTCAATTAGTGTCCAAATATCATCTTCTTCGcctctgaaaagaaaagaaaaatcggAAAAACTCTTCTCAAACTTAGGTATgcgggtttttttttttattttggttagcGAAGAGTATTTGATTTTTTCAAATGGttgaatcaatttttattaaattaaattaattgattatatTATAAAGTTCAAGAATTAATATAACTAAATTGATTTTAAGtttgtcaatttattcaattaatcgacttttaattattagattttgGTAGTGATTATTGTAGCTATCTTTTGAGCCTTGATAAAGTGGGAAAACTATAATTAGTGTTGATGGAGTTGAATTTCAATATTCAAGTCCACGAGTTTGAGAATAGCGTGATAGATTATcacatttttcatgattttttaaataattaaaggtttAGATTATTTTGAAttagattaatataatttttaatcaatttaaatttaaattgtaaactttttatGATTATATCAAGttaaattcattttgaatttgaatttatagTATCTCGAAATTTCGAATTTTGAAGTATAGGCTTATTGATTGAGTGGCCAGCATGCAGAAAAGGCCTTTTGCCCTCAACAACCAACAAAAACATTAACTATAATCTAATTTGTACATGTAAATGTAGACCTCCTATGAGCCATGAATATTAAACACTTTAAGATTGGGATTGCTTTTCTAATAAGGTGAGAGGTGTTGAGACCACCATACATGTGCCAATGCCATATCAAACCATCCTTTTATTTCTCTCCATTCTTTGATTTTGAATCCAATAGTCTTCAACCAAAGTGGGTCACATTGCTTGGCTCTTCATTATCACCAAATGACCTCATTTATCCtcgtatttttttttacaatcacATGGTATTTTTATCTGTTTTAtaatttgagtctagttttattcgAATCGAAATCAGTCGGTAAAAGTGGATCCAAATACTTACAAAACAAGtaatttaaaaccatatatatatatataagagtttCTCTTGTCATCTTTTGTTGTAAAAACCTATCACGTATCAAGCTATTTAATGCAATATGTTGTCTTTAATTatttagactttttttttttggtgaagtTTGAAATAATATTGATAttcaatttaaactaaaatacttTAGATAAAAGACTTACATGCCatagaatttaaattaaaataaatatgaaaaaaaccCAGGAATTATCTAAATTAAGTGGCCAATTTGTTCCCTTCCACATGGGGAATCACTAGATTAGCTATATGGTTTTAAAGCTGAAATGCATGGGTGGAGGTGGAGCTGTTATATGTAATTAAACTCAAGCTTACAACTTTAGCTTTCTTGTGAACCAAAGAATCTAATCCCAACATTGTTGGTTGTGAAATTGACGGTCGCTACCTCATGTaaatacctttaaaaaaattaatttgaatattaaaaagaatacctaaaacatgcaatcacgaagtttaaaataataattccataaattgtaaataaatttaaaaggagaaattattttatggatcctTTTCATTACATCATTTATTAtcacttttcaattatttaataacattttagCAATTTTTTCCATGTTATTGacatataattttgataatttgtttTACTTTAAACCCCGAACTTGACcccaaaccctaaatcttaaacatCAAATCTCAAACCTCAAACTTCAAACCCCAAACATTAAATCTTGAATCCTAAAACCCAAATCCCTAACCTCAAAATTCTAACTTAAACCATAAGTCTTAAACTTAAACCTCAAACCTTAAACCTAAGTTTAGGGTTCAAGGTTCATGATTAGAGGTTAGGGGTTTATGGCTCGGAGTTCGAGGCTCagggtaaaataaattattaaaattatgtgttaatgacataaaaaattactaaaatatcattaaataattagaaatggACCATGAATAATTTAATTGGAGGATCCATAAAATAATTCCTCCAAAAAATACCTTAATTATCCAATACACCGTTCTTTCTTCTTGACTTATCTGCTAATTACtcttctatattattattattattattattattattattattattattattattattattatctgtcTCTTTCTTCCTATCACATTAGTTGTCACATGCTTCTCCAATTCATTAAGGAATAAAAGCTGGCCCCTAGAACCtaacccccccccaaaaaaagaaaaagaaatttcataTGGATCAAACGACGCCATGAAAATACAAAAGGTAACATACTTCACCAAAGAATTTTCTTTCTTCATTAACATAGAACAAAGTTCAATTTAAAAGAATTATGAACAAATTTAGtggaaaaaataattaatgttgCACATTGAATTTAATAATGACAATCAACTAAAGAAGATGCTGAAAAAACCAGTAGTTTTCCCTTGGAAGCAAATGATAGTACTTTATTATTAGGTTCCTTGTGAAGATCATCTTCTGGGGCTGGAAGGTTAAGATCCAATTGCAGAACAGTCCTTGGTTTCTTCCGCTGTTCGCTTGTCCGGACGACGGTGTCTAACGTTGTTGTTGCCGTTGCCGGTGTCTTCGTGGTTGGAGCATTAGTTAATGTCCTATGCCTTCTCATATGACCTCCTAGAGCTTGTCCGGACGAGAACCCGGCACCACATATCGAACATTCATGAACCCTCGGTTTTTTACTTGTAATATGAAGCGAAAGTGTCGTAGCCATTTCGTTGAATTGATCATAATGACGATGATCTTCTTTGTTGTGATTGTTATTAATATCTTGATCGTTAACTACCTTGAATTTTTTGTGGCTCGCTCGATGCCCACCGAGTGCTTGGAATGAAGGGAAACACCGGTTACATGTCTTGCACTGATGAACATCCGTCTCCACCGCCGCCGCCGTGGACGGTTCCGATGGTGGTGGTGATGGTGGTTTCACTTTCCTTGTTTGACCTTGAGATAAAAGAAGTAAACAATTCGCCATATCTTGTTCtcgttcttcttcttcttctgtaCTGCTTTCTGCTAAATCAAAAGATGTTGTAATTGTCGGAGAAACACCAACAGCTCCGCCACCACCTCCACTAgaagtggtggtggtggtggttgaAGCCACCACCGAAGTGAGAGGAGGAGACGAAGGCGGTGCTCTTGGACGTTTGGTGCGTTTACCTTTGATTATCTGCAACTGATGATCATCATCTTTGCAACAAACACCATCATCATCTTGACcctccatcatcatcatcatcatatccATGAAAAGGGTTTGTGAAACACTGAGGCTGGTATTGGGTTTTGGTGACAGTTATGAGTTTCCAACCATGGAAGCCATTGaccatatatatataggtgtatgtatataacattaaaatgaataaataactaaaaatggGGAGAAGATACAATGTTTTTAATATGTGAGTAAGAGAAGGGTAAGAAAGGAGTGAGATTCGGTTAGCTTTGAAGCAAACCCATTACTTTTTTGCGACGATTCCTTGCATTAGAGTGGGAGAGGATTGGATTGCAAGCCTAGAACCACATAATTTACGCCTCTCCACACTTTTATTTCACTGATATATACACGTTACATTTACAAATATAATGCAAGCAGCAAAAAAGAATTACTTTAGAGTTAGTTTGATTGGTATGAGTATTGTTGTCAACGTAGAAGAACGTGGGTTTGAAtatgttgaagcgcattatcttcttatttataggttgaggAAAGGCTTAGTAGTTTTAGGTAAtgtgtcaaaaagaacaaataCAACCCGAACCTATAATGGATCAGAATTGAATCATAAATTTTTGACAGGTTGttgaaaatttatcattatattaatttttaatttttaaaattttaaaagagctacaatacaattttactattttgaGAGGAAAGGCTACTTCTTGCAATTCCTTGTCTACGCCTTTGAGTAcaagtataaatatattttgagcatatgcaagataaaatcaaatcaatataaaacATAATGAACAGAAAACTGACAAGAACCAAATAAAACTCACACATGGCATACGCACCAAGTGGAACTAGAGACCCACACATAAAGGTAGTAGTTGGGCGGGTTTGAGTGAGTTTAGGTCAGGTTATTTCGGTGTTTGAGTCTTTTTAGGTTTAGGTTTTTTCGTGTTTGGGCTTTTCGAATTTGGGTTATTTTGAGCTCAATCTCAAGTTCGGGTTTATTTTACATTCAATGTATTCATATTTCATGACCTAAATAATATgttttaagtataaaaatttagaattaaaattttgttaactataaaaaagttaaaccctaattcttttaaaaaaactattttttctattaaataacaCAAGTTTAAACTCTAATatgacttttaatttttataatttctctgatatataaatatttctaagATCTAAATACCTAAATTAGTAACTAAATTATCAAATACACATTTACATTCCAAAAATTAGAAGCTAAATACAATAAGAAAGAACATCAAAATTATGTACTAATATCATAGAGTTTTTGGTGTTTGTGTAATAGTGGTAAtctcattttctcaaaaaaaattcattatatataaaataaataatttatttattaaggaaaaaatatttgaagaaaattaataatgaaagattttataaaaatatgtaata
This window encodes:
- the LOC107902626 gene encoding zinc finger protein ZAT5 produces the protein MDMMMMMMEGQDDDGVCCKDDDHQLQIIKGKRTKRPRAPPSSPPLTSVVASTTTTTTSSGGGGGAVGVSPTITTSFDLAESSTEEEEEREQDMANCLLLLSQGQTRKVKPPSPPPSEPSTAAAVETDVHQCKTCNRCFPSFQALGGHRASHKKFKVVNDQDINNNHNKEDHRHYDQFNEMATTLSLHITSKKPRVHECSICGAGFSSGQALGGHMRRHRTLTNAPTTKTPATATTTLDTVVRTSEQRKKPRTVLQLDLNLPAPEDDLHKEPNNKVLSFASKGKLLVFSASSLVDCHY
- the LOC121230403 gene encoding poly [ADP-ribose] polymerase tankyrase, with the translated sequence MAVPGRRNGLLEDDEDDENPLFEENGLDMDLEADIPPHLRDLAAAAQLGDLNALRLALDNINGSIDEPVEDGDTALHLTCLYGYLPCVQLLLERGANLEPKDEDGAIPLHDACAGGFIEIVQLLLDRASNSGCLKRMLDSVDAEGDTPLHHAARGEHAEVIQLLLANGASPTKTNTYGKIPQELAEPETEAWRVFEAAASAHTTQ